In Antennarius striatus isolate MH-2024 chromosome 8, ASM4005453v1, whole genome shotgun sequence, a single window of DNA contains:
- the tbce gene encoding tubulin-specific chaperone E isoform X1: MAAEPEVPPGAVGRRVSCRGERATVRYVGPVPPTQGLWLGVEWDHPGRGKHDGSHDGVRFFTCRHPTGGSFLRPAAVSFGRDYPSVVQETYRMDSTQVRRDGHAVDTQWGKLKDISLDRWTSVALNRSDVNGPGAAGAVRKTTPNVTTLSLSWTLLSCWDDVATISQQLEQLSQLDLSSNRLALPSDLSPHLHSFPRLRTLHLNNCDLTWAQILEVAPLWPQLEVLGVEGNAIRELQRPEEVLQALQQLSLAGNPLLQDSVISIAALPRLEMLNLSQTGLSELRFEDAAPGGHTSSFPALTTLHLDDNVISEWRAVDELAKLSGLVKLTCRRNRLVTSDGFASTARQLVIAKLGHLEALDGVDISVKERNGAEFDYIKMFREEWLKAGGGGQPSSQFICQHPRYLSLIDKHGDPEIGQRKPFILRNQLLQITFKFPDDPDRKSFDKKLPGSMQVLKVKALLRRLLKVHTADLRLSYITPQKVGMEYEIDNDLKPLQFFSVADGDQVLVRWS, translated from the exons ATGGCAGCGGAGCCGGAGGTGCCCCCGGGCGCGGTGGGCAGGCGGGTGTCCTGCAGGGGGGAGCGGGCCACGGTGCGCTACGTGGGCCCGGTGCCCCCCACGCAAG GGCTGTGGTTGGGCGTGGAGTGGGACCACCCGGGGCGGGGCAAACACGACGGCAGCCATGACGGCGTGCGCTTCTTCACCTGCAG ACACCCGACGGGCGGCTCCTTCCTCCGCCCGGCGGCCGTCAGCTTCGGGCGCGACTACCCCTCCGTGGTGCAGGAGACCTACCGGATGGACTCCACCCAGGTGCGGCGAGACGGACACGCCGTCGACACCCAGTGGGGCAAACTCAAGGACATCAG TCTGGACCGGTGGACCTCTGTGGCGCTGAACCGATCCGACGTCAACGGACCCGGAGCCGCCGGCGCCGTCAGGAAGACCACTCCAA ACGTGACCACGCTGAGCCTCAGCTGGACGCTGCTGTCCTGCTGGGACGACGTGGCGACCAtcagccagcagctggagcagctgAGTCAGCTGgacctcag CTCCAACAGGCTGGCGTTGCCCTCTGAcctctccccccacctccactccTTCCCCCGCCTCAGGACCCTCCACCTCAACAACTGCGACCTCACCTGGGCACAG atCCTGGAGGTCGCCCCCTTGTGGCCGCAGCTGGAGGTTCTCGGTGTTGAAGGGAACGCCATCAGGGAGCTGCAGAG GCCTGAGGAGGTCCTGCAggcgctgcagcagctcagtctGGCAGGGAACCCCCTGCTGCAGGACAGCGTGATCAGCATCGCCGCCCTGCCCag gctGGAGATGCTGAACTTGTCCCAGACCGGATTGTCTGAGCTCCGCTTTGAGGACGCCGCCCCTG GGGGTCACACCTCCTCGTTCCCGGCGTTGACGACGCTCCATCTTGACGACAACGTCATCAGTGAG TGGCGTGCGGTGGACGAGTTGGCCAAGCTGTCCGGTCTGGTGAAGCTGACGTGTCGCAGGAACCGTCTGGTGACCAGCGACGGGTTCGCCAGCACCGCCCGCCAGCTGGTCATCGCCAAGCTGGGCCACCTGGAGGCTTTGGACGGggtcgat ATCAGCGTTAAGGAGCGGAATGGGGCGGAGTTCGACTACATCAAGATGTTTAGGGAGGAGTGGCTAAAggcaggtggggggggtcagCCCAGCAGCCAGTTCATCTGTCAGCACCCCCGATACCTGAGCCTCATCGACA AGCACGGCGATCCAGAGATAGGCCAAAGGAAGCCGTTCATCCTGAGGAACCAGCTGCTGC AGATCACATTCAAGTTTCCGGACGACCCTGACAGGAAGTCCTTTGACAAAAAACTTCCAG GCTCCATGCAGGTCCTGAAGGTGAAGGCGCTCCTACGCCGACTGCTGAAGGTTCACACCGCAGACCTGAGGCTCAGCTACATCACACCGCAG AAGGTGGGGATGGAGTACGAGATCGACAACGACCTGAAGCCTCTTCAGTTCTTCTCCGTCGCCGACGGCGACCAGGTTCTGGTGCGCTGGTCCTGA
- the tbce gene encoding tubulin-specific chaperone E isoform X2, with product MAAEPEVPPGAVGRRVSCRGERATVRYVGPVPPTQGLWLGVEWDHPGRGKHDGSHDGVRFFTCRHPTGGSFLRPAAVSFGRDYPSVVQETYRMDSTQVRRDGHAVDTQWGKLKDISLDRWTSVALNRSDVNGPGAAGAVRKTTPNVTTLSLSWTLLSCWDDVATISQQLEQLSQLDLSSNRLALPSDLSPHLHSFPRLRTLHLNNCDLTWAQILEVAPLWPQLEVLGVEGNAIRELQRPEEVLQALQQLSLAGNPLLQDSVISIAALPRLEMLNLSQTGLSELRFEDAAPGGHTSSFPALTTLHLDDNVISEWRAVDELAKLSGLVKLTCRRNRLVTSDGFASTARQLVIAKLGHLEALDGVDISVKERNGAEFDYIKMFREEWLKAGGGGQPSSQFICQHPRYLSLIDKHGDPEIGQRKPFILRNQLLQITFKFPDDPDRKSFDKKLPGSMQVLKVKALLRRLLKVHTADLRLSYITPQVGMEYEIDNDLKPLQFFSVADGDQVLVRWS from the exons ATGGCAGCGGAGCCGGAGGTGCCCCCGGGCGCGGTGGGCAGGCGGGTGTCCTGCAGGGGGGAGCGGGCCACGGTGCGCTACGTGGGCCCGGTGCCCCCCACGCAAG GGCTGTGGTTGGGCGTGGAGTGGGACCACCCGGGGCGGGGCAAACACGACGGCAGCCATGACGGCGTGCGCTTCTTCACCTGCAG ACACCCGACGGGCGGCTCCTTCCTCCGCCCGGCGGCCGTCAGCTTCGGGCGCGACTACCCCTCCGTGGTGCAGGAGACCTACCGGATGGACTCCACCCAGGTGCGGCGAGACGGACACGCCGTCGACACCCAGTGGGGCAAACTCAAGGACATCAG TCTGGACCGGTGGACCTCTGTGGCGCTGAACCGATCCGACGTCAACGGACCCGGAGCCGCCGGCGCCGTCAGGAAGACCACTCCAA ACGTGACCACGCTGAGCCTCAGCTGGACGCTGCTGTCCTGCTGGGACGACGTGGCGACCAtcagccagcagctggagcagctgAGTCAGCTGgacctcag CTCCAACAGGCTGGCGTTGCCCTCTGAcctctccccccacctccactccTTCCCCCGCCTCAGGACCCTCCACCTCAACAACTGCGACCTCACCTGGGCACAG atCCTGGAGGTCGCCCCCTTGTGGCCGCAGCTGGAGGTTCTCGGTGTTGAAGGGAACGCCATCAGGGAGCTGCAGAG GCCTGAGGAGGTCCTGCAggcgctgcagcagctcagtctGGCAGGGAACCCCCTGCTGCAGGACAGCGTGATCAGCATCGCCGCCCTGCCCag gctGGAGATGCTGAACTTGTCCCAGACCGGATTGTCTGAGCTCCGCTTTGAGGACGCCGCCCCTG GGGGTCACACCTCCTCGTTCCCGGCGTTGACGACGCTCCATCTTGACGACAACGTCATCAGTGAG TGGCGTGCGGTGGACGAGTTGGCCAAGCTGTCCGGTCTGGTGAAGCTGACGTGTCGCAGGAACCGTCTGGTGACCAGCGACGGGTTCGCCAGCACCGCCCGCCAGCTGGTCATCGCCAAGCTGGGCCACCTGGAGGCTTTGGACGGggtcgat ATCAGCGTTAAGGAGCGGAATGGGGCGGAGTTCGACTACATCAAGATGTTTAGGGAGGAGTGGCTAAAggcaggtggggggggtcagCCCAGCAGCCAGTTCATCTGTCAGCACCCCCGATACCTGAGCCTCATCGACA AGCACGGCGATCCAGAGATAGGCCAAAGGAAGCCGTTCATCCTGAGGAACCAGCTGCTGC AGATCACATTCAAGTTTCCGGACGACCCTGACAGGAAGTCCTTTGACAAAAAACTTCCAG GCTCCATGCAGGTCCTGAAGGTGAAGGCGCTCCTACGCCGACTGCTGAAGGTTCACACCGCAGACCTGAGGCTCAGCTACATCACACCGCAG GTGGGGATGGAGTACGAGATCGACAACGACCTGAAGCCTCTTCAGTTCTTCTCCGTCGCCGACGGCGACCAGGTTCTGGTGCGCTGGTCCTGA
- the rrp36 gene encoding ribosomal RNA processing protein 36 homolog, with translation MKGKQRRQRGAEPDVAPSGGGGEEEESDLEKNSALLAERGGAEEEERQSGEQEEESDADEVEEGGGASASHDDDDDDEGPEDGGGDSQAPSELSRMSFEDILELQRRVGTKAYNLVAHGNHRGGATRARKRLNKNRPLEVSAKKPVPFLRQVVAVKKPACRDPRFDDLSGEFSADIFEKTYGFVSDIRQKEKEVVQKQLKKTKRNGKRKEKLQLLLKRMEDQDRERKRREQQRERELQFKRQQRERANQGARPFFLKKSEKKKLQLAEKYEQLKTSGKLERFLSRKRKRNAAKDRRKLPGKTAP, from the exons ATGAAGGGGAAACAGAGGCGACagcggggggcggagccagatgTTGCGCCGAGCGGTGGCggcggcgaggaggaggagtctgACTTGGAGAAGAACTCCGCCTTGCTCGCCGAGaggggaggagctgaggaggaggaacggCAGAGCGGAGAGCAAGAGGAGGAATCAGACGCTGATGAAGTGGaggaggggggcggagccagtgCCTCACatgacgacgacgatgatgatgaaggtccAGAGGACGGTGGCGGCGACAGCCAGGCGCCTTCAGAGCTGTCCCGCATGTCGTTTGAGGACATCCTGGAGCTGCAGCGCCGTGTGGGGACCAAAGCCTACAACCTGGTCGCCCACGGCAACCACAGGGGCGGGGCCACGAGGGCCAGGAAGCGTCTGAACAAGAACCGCCCCCTGGAGGTGTCAGCCAAAAAGCCGGTTCCGTTCCTGCGTCAAGTGGTCGCCGTCAAGAAACCC GCGTGTCGGGATCCGCGCTTCGACGACCTGTCCGGAGAATTCAGCGCCGACATCTTCGAGAAGACCTACGGGTTCGTCAGCGACATCCGGCAGAAGGAGAAAGAG GTGGtccagaagcagctgaagaagacgaagaggaacggcaagaggaaggagaagctgcagctgctcctgaaGAGGATG GAGGACCAGGAccgagagaggaagaggagggagcagcagagggagagagagctgCAGTTCAAGAGGCAGCAGAGAGAACGAGCCAATCAGGGAGCCCGACCGTTCTTCCTCAAGAAGT CCgagaagaagaagctgcagcTGGCAGAGAAATAcgagcagctgaagacgagcgGGAAGCTGGAGCGCTTcctgagcaggaagaggaagaggaacgcCGCCAAGGACCGCAGGAAGCTGCCGGGGAAGACGGCGCCGTGA